One genomic region from Balaenoptera musculus isolate JJ_BM4_2016_0621 chromosome X, mBalMus1.pri.v3, whole genome shotgun sequence encodes:
- the LOC118888341 gene encoding cell division cycle-associated protein 4-like translates to MFARGLKRKRAEDEEAAPAYSLQRQSLLDMSLVKLQLCHVLVEPNLCRSVLITNTDLQIQEEMTQDGRWCVPVPQTAGRASRDLLVSTEILCCCAWEGVHPAPDPGDLASEFQVVPAVQAPGGSPGGVWGRDGPRENRGSFHKSLDQIFETLESQSPGAVEELFSDVDVSYYDLDAVLTGMLGGAKLIQDGLDLVVDILVET, encoded by the coding sequence ATGTTTGCTCGAGGGCTGAAGAGGAAGCGCGCGGAGGACGAGGAGGCCGCGCCCGCCTACAGCCTGCAGCGCCAGTCACTCCTGGACATGTCGCTGGTCAAGCTCCAGCTGTGCCACGTGCTGGTGGAGCCCAACCTGTGCCGTTCAGTTCTCATCACCAACACGGACCTGCAGATTCAAGAGGAGATGACCCAGGATGGGAGATGGTGCGTGCCAGTGCCCCAGACCGCGGGGCGGGCGTCGCGCGACCTCCTAGTATCCACGGAGATCCTGTGCTGCTGCGCGTGGGAGGGGGTGCACCCGGCCCCTGACCCCGGAGACCTGGCCTCTGAGTTCCAAGTGGTCCCAGCGGTACAGGCTCCCGGAGGCTCTCCGGGTGGCGTCTGGGGCAGGGACGGTCCTCGAGAAAACAGAGGAAGCTTTCATAAGTCGCTCGATCAGATATTTGAAACACTGGAGAGTCAAAGCCCCGGTGCAGTAGAGGAACTGTTTTCCGACGTGGACGTCTCTTACTACGACCTGGACGCTGTGCTGACTGGCATGCTGGGCGGTGCCAAGTTGATCCAGGACGGGCTGGACCTTGTGGTGGATATCCTGGTGGAGACCTGA